The following coding sequences lie in one Haladaptatus sp. DJG-WS-42 genomic window:
- a CDS encoding universal stress protein, which translates to MATEVDSPTVGDSKYRVLLPIDTDEQSALSQAHYVNSLPDATASVLVTLTHVLHGPELDASRELQSAQRVGAVLAAHEWLTEHNIESEIRDVDHPYPPRDGILALAEKITADAIVLSGRKRSAVESVLFGSVVQTILKNTTRPVVIVDPSNNDE; encoded by the coding sequence GTGGCAACAGAAGTCGATTCGCCCACCGTTGGAGACTCGAAGTATCGGGTGCTCCTGCCGATTGATACGGATGAACAAAGTGCGCTGTCACAGGCGCACTATGTGAACTCGCTCCCGGATGCGACAGCGTCGGTGTTGGTGACGCTCACCCACGTGCTGCACGGTCCTGAACTCGACGCCTCGAGAGAACTGCAGAGTGCACAGCGTGTAGGCGCGGTGCTGGCCGCCCACGAGTGGCTTACCGAACACAATATCGAATCCGAAATTCGGGACGTTGACCATCCGTACCCACCAAGAGACGGAATCCTCGCCCTTGCAGAGAAGATAACCGCAGACGCGATTGTGCTGTCGGGCAGAAAGCGCAGCGCGGTCGAAAGTGTCCTGTTCGGCAGCGTCGTCCAGACCATCCTCAAAAACACGACACGCCCCGTGGTCATCGTCGACCCATCGAACAACGACGAATGA
- a CDS encoding DUF5807 family protein yields MSETAREEFLAGERTDDVLIFFAAHALSNPEALADHGELRDEGVVMVLPGEQGRAMYEKATGVDPMTFAQRAMGTEGDIGGDLLSATCPQKWDDESTDDHQIRNIFAFAEEQNEEVGGLYAEGNVIHAYAHCTCGAAYSDRWVVGDRDA; encoded by the coding sequence ATGAGCGAAACTGCGCGTGAGGAGTTCCTTGCTGGTGAGCGTACCGACGACGTGTTGATTTTCTTCGCCGCCCACGCCCTCTCGAACCCGGAGGCGCTCGCAGACCACGGCGAGCTGCGAGACGAGGGCGTCGTGATGGTGCTCCCCGGCGAGCAAGGCCGCGCGATGTACGAGAAAGCAACGGGCGTTGACCCGATGACGTTCGCCCAGCGGGCGATGGGCACAGAAGGCGACATCGGCGGCGACCTGCTCTCTGCGACCTGTCCACAAAAGTGGGACGACGAGTCAACTGACGACCACCAGATTCGCAACATCTTCGCGTTCGCAGAGGAGCAAAACGAGGAGGTAGGCGGCTTGTACGCGGAAGGAAACGTCATCCACGCCTACGCCCACTGTACCTGCGGTGCGGCCTACTCAGACCGCTGGGTCGTCGGCGACCGCGACGCCTGA
- a CDS encoding GNAT family N-acetyltransferase, with protein MSREIYPDEVAGPFDEPPLSFTDTEGRELSVEAYDDAIEELVAMYVEFDPADRAQGIPPVGEESVRKWLENIVPKGHNVVARHDGTIIGHATLVPDGETSYELAIFVLHAYQGAGIGSKLMTALLGLGAARGVEKVWLTVERWNAAAIGLYHKVGFETSGTESFELEMAIRLN; from the coding sequence ATGAGCCGCGAAATCTACCCCGACGAGGTGGCAGGCCCCTTCGACGAACCACCGCTTTCGTTCACCGACACGGAAGGCCGCGAGCTATCCGTCGAAGCGTACGACGACGCGATAGAAGAACTCGTGGCGATGTACGTCGAGTTCGACCCCGCAGACCGCGCCCAAGGCATCCCACCAGTCGGCGAGGAGAGCGTCCGCAAGTGGCTCGAAAACATCGTCCCGAAAGGACACAACGTGGTCGCCCGCCACGACGGCACCATCATCGGTCACGCCACGCTTGTCCCCGACGGTGAGACGTCGTACGAACTCGCCATCTTCGTCCTCCACGCCTATCAGGGCGCAGGCATCGGCTCGAAACTGATGACCGCACTGCTCGGCCTTGGCGCGGCACGCGGCGTCGAAAAGGTGTGGCTCACCGTCGAGCGATGGAACGCCGCCGCAATCGGGCTGTATCACAAAGTCGGCTTCGAGACGAGCGGCACCGAGAGCTTCGAACTCGAAATGGCGATTCGACTAAACTGA
- a CDS encoding universal stress protein produces the protein MNVLLGIGGTDDSLYALSEVVERTKATGDTLTIAILDNPESDRAADAIERRVRDVIEEYGVEASIEHLSGHPGSKLVELADSGEFDRVVLGGGQRSPMGKINLGSISEFVLLNSRTSVTLIR, from the coding sequence ATGAACGTGCTGTTGGGTATCGGCGGAACCGACGACTCACTTTACGCGCTCTCGGAAGTCGTCGAGCGGACGAAAGCGACGGGTGATACGCTCACCATTGCCATCCTCGATAACCCCGAATCAGACCGCGCCGCAGACGCCATCGAGCGACGAGTGCGCGACGTCATAGAAGAGTACGGCGTCGAAGCGAGCATCGAACATCTCTCTGGACACCCCGGAAGCAAGCTGGTTGAACTGGCAGACAGCGGCGAGTTCGACCGCGTCGTACTTGGCGGCGGTCAGCGCAGTCCGATGGGGAAAATCAACCTTGGGAGCATCTCTGAGTTCGTCCTGCTCAACTCCCGAACGTCGGTGACGCTCATCCGATGA
- a CDS encoding DUF5806 family protein, translating to MAGDPPAPDNPVEQANEDTDSDYSEAGASTDATEPEPAAPESNTPPEAEPERDIPDDVAEYARFSKMDGAAYDRVNQFLRDRTYVTAREWAIARLCSDFRTETGVEMTKIGRNLPELVPFMTDTYSPQAVNQARSSFESKVRKAGATFLYGAMCDFFTAEELDDVMYEATEVAKFLLEVEGVDLTVDEELAAEERISTVMREVRQASQELRYEEVECPECGCIHEP from the coding sequence ATGGCAGGTGACCCGCCCGCTCCGGACAACCCTGTGGAGCAGGCAAACGAGGACACGGACAGCGACTATTCAGAGGCGGGAGCCTCGACGGACGCCACGGAACCCGAACCGGCGGCTCCGGAATCGAACACCCCACCCGAGGCAGAACCAGAACGCGACATCCCCGACGACGTCGCCGAGTACGCCCGCTTCTCGAAGATGGATGGGGCGGCCTACGACCGCGTCAACCAGTTCCTGCGCGACCGGACCTACGTGACCGCCCGCGAGTGGGCCATCGCGCGACTCTGTTCTGACTTCCGCACTGAAACCGGCGTCGAGATGACGAAAATCGGGCGCAACCTCCCCGAACTCGTCCCGTTCATGACCGACACCTACTCGCCACAGGCGGTCAATCAGGCACGCTCAAGTTTCGAGAGTAAAGTCCGAAAAGCGGGCGCGACGTTCCTCTACGGCGCGATGTGCGACTTTTTCACCGCTGAAGAACTCGACGACGTGATGTACGAGGCCACCGAGGTCGCAAAGTTCCTCCTCGAAGTCGAGGGCGTCGATTTGACCGTGGACGAAGAACTCGCCGCAGAAGAGCGTATCTCGACGGTGATGCGTGAGGTGCGACAGGCGAGTCAAGAACTCAGATACGAAGAAGTCGAGTGCCCCGAGTGCGGGTGCATTCACGAACCCTGA
- a CDS encoding 30S ribosomal protein S6e, translated as MADFQVVVADPESGETFQRDIEGQDANRFMGKSIGDDVDGSAVGLSGYTLEITGGSDNTGRAMRKDVSGPNVKAVLLTGGTGYKPERDGERRRITVRGREISDETRQINAKITVRGDESIEALLDEDDGEDEE; from the coding sequence ATGGCAGACTTTCAGGTCGTCGTCGCTGACCCCGAGTCCGGCGAGACCTTTCAGCGCGACATTGAGGGACAGGATGCGAACCGATTCATGGGCAAGTCCATCGGCGATGACGTAGACGGAAGCGCCGTTGGCCTCTCCGGCTACACGCTCGAAATCACCGGCGGCTCCGATAACACCGGCCGCGCGATGCGCAAAGACGTCTCCGGCCCGAACGTCAAAGCAGTCCTCCTCACCGGTGGCACGGGCTACAAGCCAGAGCGCGACGGCGAGCGCCGCCGCATCACCGTCCGTGGCCGCGAAATCAGTGACGAAACGCGCCAAATCAACGCCAAAATCACCGTCCGCGGTGACGAGTCCATCGAAGCCCTCCTCGACGAGGACGACGGCGAAGACGAAGAATAA
- a CDS encoding MBL fold metallo-hydrolase, producing MKLRFLGGAREVGRSAILVNDRLLLDYGMAPGNPPAYPVSDVSPDAVVVSHGHLDHIGALPTLLSGNDRPPIHWTPPTRELALTLCRDTLKLHGGTYDCPFTEVEVGRMTQVSNEHGYGETFEGAGHEITFYNAGHIPGSAHVLVDDGETKLLYTGDFHTDDTRLLSGTTDRPDADVVLCESTYSDVDHDPREQVERRFAESVQTTVREGGTVIVPAFAIGRTQELLHVCAAHGIDCYVDGMGKYITQLLRSYPEYVRSEAALKRAKSNARFVTGKNGQRKRIARKNTVIVTTSGMLTGGPAMTYVPEIRTNPVNKLTFTGYQVEGTPGRELLEYGRAEINRQVMPVSAQVEAYDFSAHADRNGLKAFLASYTDTPVLLNHGDRCEAFADELQSEGFDASAPELGETVHVE from the coding sequence ATGAAGCTACGCTTTCTCGGCGGTGCACGAGAGGTTGGCCGGAGTGCCATCCTCGTAAACGACCGCCTCCTCTTAGACTACGGGATGGCCCCCGGCAACCCGCCAGCCTACCCCGTCTCCGACGTTTCGCCGGACGCCGTCGTCGTCTCACACGGTCACTTAGACCATATCGGCGCGTTGCCAACGCTGTTGTCGGGAAACGACCGACCACCGATTCACTGGACGCCGCCAACGCGCGAGCTCGCGTTGACGCTCTGTCGAGACACGCTCAAGCTCCACGGGGGAACCTACGACTGTCCGTTCACCGAAGTCGAAGTCGGTCGGATGACACAGGTGTCCAACGAACACGGCTACGGCGAAACGTTCGAAGGCGCTGGCCACGAAATCACGTTTTACAACGCCGGGCACATCCCCGGCAGCGCCCACGTCCTCGTAGACGACGGCGAAACGAAACTGCTCTACACCGGCGATTTCCACACCGACGATACCCGACTCCTCTCGGGGACGACCGACCGCCCCGACGCAGACGTGGTGCTCTGTGAATCGACCTACTCTGACGTTGACCACGACCCGCGCGAGCAGGTCGAGAGGCGCTTCGCAGAGAGCGTACAAACCACGGTCAGAGAAGGCGGCACGGTCATCGTTCCAGCCTTCGCAATTGGTCGTACCCAAGAACTCCTCCACGTCTGTGCGGCCCACGGTATCGACTGCTACGTAGACGGGATGGGCAAGTACATCACGCAGCTGCTCCGCTCCTACCCCGAGTACGTCCGAAGCGAAGCTGCGCTCAAGCGAGCGAAGTCGAACGCCCGATTCGTGACCGGGAAAAACGGCCAGCGAAAACGCATTGCGCGCAAGAACACGGTCATCGTGACTACCAGCGGCATGCTCACCGGTGGCCCGGCGATGACCTACGTCCCCGAAATCCGCACGAACCCAGTCAACAAGCTCACCTTCACGGGCTATCAGGTCGAGGGCACGCCCGGTCGTGAGCTACTGGAGTACGGTCGCGCAGAAATCAACCGCCAGGTGATGCCCGTGAGCGCGCAGGTCGAAGCGTACGACTTCTCCGCCCACGCAGACCGGAATGGGCTCAAAGCCTTTCTCGCCAGCTACACAGACACGCCAGTCCTGCTCAATCACGGCGACCGGTGTGAGGCGTTTGCCGATGAGTTGCAGAGTGAAGGATTCGACGCGAGTGCGCCGGAACTTGGCGAGACGGTTCACGTCGAGTAA
- a CDS encoding recombinase RecJ, with protein sequence MDDYLIDDEHLSLARKSVLPGTGFFTPDSFDDELEEQEVKEALEGASTVVIADPDADGLACVALIRAVYGEAALVGAGPYDLEDAMEHVAEYAEPGATVFICDLCPDKFKYVDEELHLLVDHADVTWFDHHQWNDEVADAVRETGVELVIGDSEEECTADVALRSLDFDFPDYLVDLAAVTRDHDLWLREDPRSDDLADLAYWSEPEEYAELIQEHGAALPEEAEEFLAEMRIEKEALIEQAISRANFHEIGDWTVGVTYGRCSQNEVAEALREQGSDAAVIVKPAGSASIRGTETFKRCHEVAAQVNGGGHPKAAGCKPDIYDDMLDYAHHWTTQGAVTKQTIISAFERLAAEESASSEPDDDE encoded by the coding sequence ATGGACGACTATCTCATCGACGACGAACACCTCTCGTTGGCTCGGAAATCCGTACTCCCGGGGACGGGCTTTTTCACCCCCGACTCGTTCGACGACGAACTCGAAGAACAGGAAGTGAAAGAAGCCCTCGAGGGTGCCTCGACCGTCGTCATCGCAGACCCGGACGCAGACGGACTCGCCTGCGTGGCCCTCATCCGCGCCGTCTACGGCGAGGCCGCGCTGGTCGGCGCTGGGCCTTACGACTTAGAGGACGCGATGGAGCACGTCGCCGAATACGCAGAACCCGGGGCGACCGTCTTCATCTGTGACCTCTGCCCGGACAAGTTCAAATACGTAGACGAGGAGCTGCACCTGCTCGTAGACCACGCGGACGTGACGTGGTTCGACCACCACCAGTGGAACGACGAGGTGGCAGACGCCGTCCGTGAAACGGGCGTCGAACTCGTCATCGGCGACTCAGAGGAGGAGTGTACGGCGGACGTGGCGCTTCGCTCACTTGACTTCGACTTCCCCGACTACTTGGTAGACCTCGCCGCAGTCACGCGAGACCACGACCTCTGGTTGCGCGAAGACCCTCGCAGCGACGACCTCGCAGACCTCGCCTACTGGAGCGAACCAGAAGAGTACGCAGAACTCATCCAAGAACACGGTGCAGCCCTCCCGGAAGAAGCCGAGGAGTTCTTAGCCGAGATGCGAATCGAGAAAGAGGCGCTCATCGAGCAGGCGATTTCGCGTGCCAACTTCCACGAAATTGGTGACTGGACGGTCGGCGTGACCTACGGCCGGTGTTCGCAAAACGAGGTCGCAGAAGCCCTTCGTGAACAGGGCTCTGACGCTGCCGTCATCGTCAAACCCGCAGGCAGTGCGTCGATTCGCGGCACCGAGACGTTCAAACGCTGTCACGAAGTCGCCGCACAAGTGAACGGTGGTGGCCACCCGAAAGCCGCAGGCTGCAAACCTGACATTTACGACGACATGCTCGACTACGCCCACCACTGGACGACGCAGGGTGCCGTGACCAAACAAACCATCATCTCTGCGTTTGAGCGACTCGCAGCCGAAGAATCGGCGAGCAGTGAACCGGACGACGACGAATAA
- a CDS encoding universal stress protein: MAAPVSVDTVLAPVDGSEASMQAAEYALAIAERYGASVHLLSIVSEDSVRAMATGELEPDTVADRMETFVKSLESIRPESVSVGHSAAAGFSLHRKTQHPGSVILDVADDVDADFLVIPREPLTGRPDEVLSKAAEYVLLYASQPVLSV, encoded by the coding sequence ATGGCTGCGCCCGTTTCAGTTGACACGGTGCTCGCTCCCGTCGACGGCAGCGAAGCCTCGATGCAGGCTGCCGAATACGCGCTTGCGATTGCCGAACGTTACGGCGCATCGGTTCACCTCCTCAGTATCGTGAGCGAAGACTCCGTCCGTGCGATGGCGACAGGCGAACTCGAACCTGACACCGTCGCAGACCGCATGGAGACGTTCGTCAAATCACTCGAATCCATCCGCCCGGAATCCGTGTCGGTTGGGCACTCTGCGGCCGCTGGCTTCTCGCTGCACCGCAAAACCCAGCACCCCGGAAGCGTCATCTTGGACGTGGCAGACGACGTGGACGCAGACTTCCTCGTCATCCCCCGCGAACCGCTCACGGGGCGACCTGACGAAGTGCTCTCGAAAGCCGCAGAATACGTGTTGCTCTATGCGAGCCAGCCCGTGCTCTCAGTTTAG
- a CDS encoding aspartate aminotransferase family protein, whose amino-acid sequence MASPAIHDLHFDDAPDVTTAVPGPASKRLIEKQSKIDSNAVAYPKRVPIAIEEAKGATVRDADGNTFLDFFAGIGVLNVGHSNPYVLEGVQEQLEKVVHTVDFPTEARLDLIEKLNEIAPGALPDNNRVVFGGPTGSDAIEATIKLAKHNTGGSGLIAFRGAYHGGSAGALSLTAGKKYKENYTPLLGDVTHVPYPYATRQEQSPEEAAESALANVRELLEDPYSGLANPAGIWVEPIQGEGGVVTPPAGFLPRLKELAAANDVPLIVDEIQTGFGRTGQWFASDWEDVTPDIMPMAKAIGGIGLPLSATMYHEDLDTWGPGGHVGTYRGNVPAMVGGIRAIDYIQDHDLLAHARDLGGYMRDRLQAAADGTDRIIEVRGRGLFTGVEFVDGDGKPDKDVVKAIQRYCYERGVLVWSAGRYGSVLRLIPPLVVTREQAEVGLDVVTEAIAETC is encoded by the coding sequence ATGGCCAGCCCAGCAATTCACGACCTCCACTTCGACGACGCGCCGGACGTCACCACGGCAGTCCCCGGCCCGGCCTCGAAGCGACTCATCGAGAAGCAATCAAAGATTGACAGCAACGCGGTCGCGTATCCAAAGCGCGTCCCAATCGCAATCGAGGAGGCGAAGGGCGCGACGGTGCGCGACGCCGACGGCAACACGTTCCTTGACTTTTTCGCAGGGATCGGCGTGCTCAACGTCGGCCACTCGAACCCGTACGTCCTCGAAGGCGTCCAAGAGCAACTGGAGAAGGTGGTGCACACGGTCGACTTCCCGACCGAAGCACGCCTCGACCTCATCGAGAAACTGAACGAGATTGCCCCCGGCGCACTCCCGGACAACAACCGCGTGGTGTTCGGCGGGCCAACGGGCAGTGACGCCATCGAGGCGACCATCAAACTCGCAAAACACAACACCGGCGGGTCGGGCCTCATTGCGTTCCGTGGTGCGTACCACGGTGGGAGCGCAGGAGCACTGAGCCTCACGGCGGGCAAGAAGTACAAGGAGAACTACACCCCACTGCTCGGTGACGTGACCCACGTCCCGTATCCGTACGCCACGCGGCAGGAGCAGTCGCCGGAAGAAGCCGCCGAGTCGGCGTTAGCAAACGTCCGCGAACTCCTCGAAGACCCCTACAGCGGACTGGCGAATCCAGCCGGAATTTGGGTCGAGCCGATTCAGGGCGAAGGCGGCGTCGTGACGCCACCTGCGGGCTTCCTCCCTCGGCTGAAAGAACTCGCGGCGGCCAACGACGTACCACTCATCGTCGACGAAATCCAGACCGGCTTCGGGCGGACGGGCCAGTGGTTTGCAAGCGATTGGGAAGACGTCACCCCCGACATCATGCCAATGGCGAAGGCGATAGGCGGCATCGGTCTGCCGCTCTCCGCGACGATGTACCACGAAGACCTCGACACGTGGGGGCCGGGCGGCCACGTCGGCACCTACCGCGGCAACGTGCCCGCGATGGTCGGCGGCATCAGAGCAATCGACTACATCCAAGACCACGACCTGCTCGCCCACGCCCGCGACCTCGGTGGCTACATGCGCGACCGACTACAGGCGGCCGCAGACGGGACGGACAGAATCATCGAGGTGCGCGGCCGCGGGCTGTTCACCGGCGTCGAGTTCGTAGACGGCGACGGCAAGCCGGACAAAGACGTAGTCAAAGCGATCCAACGCTACTGCTACGAGCGCGGCGTGCTCGTCTGGAGCGCCGGTCGGTACGGGAGCGTGTTGCGGCTCATCCCACCGCTCGTGGTGACGCGCGAGCAAGCCGAGGTCGGGTTG
- a CDS encoding universal stress protein encodes MIDSVVIATDGSASVERAVTVALDLANRFDATVHALYVVDDSEIDTAPDSIREEFRDALEDAADEALDAVKAGAAGDVVTAIETGRPASVICDYARDHDIDIVATGTRGRHGEHRFLLGSVAETVVRRCSVPVLTVRQLEGEAAQ; translated from the coding sequence ATGATTGACTCCGTGGTCATCGCAACCGATGGCTCAGCCAGCGTCGAGCGAGCCGTGACGGTTGCGCTCGACCTCGCAAACCGCTTCGATGCCACGGTACACGCCCTCTATGTTGTCGATGACAGCGAGATTGACACCGCCCCCGACAGCATCCGCGAGGAGTTCCGCGACGCACTCGAAGACGCCGCAGACGAAGCGCTCGACGCGGTGAAAGCGGGCGCTGCTGGCGACGTCGTCACCGCCATCGAAACCGGTCGCCCGGCGAGCGTCATCTGCGACTACGCCCGAGACCACGACATCGACATCGTCGCAACCGGCACCCGCGGCCGTCACGGCGAACACCGCTTCCTGCTCGGGAGCGTTGCAGAGACGGTCGTCCGCCGGTGTTCCGTACCCGTCCTCACGGTGCGCCAACTCGAAGGCGAAGCCGCCCAGTAA